A window of the Parabacteroides merdae ATCC 43184 genome harbors these coding sequences:
- the lon gene encoding endopeptidase La gives MKKDKVTMFAEESYNDLDDNIGIVMPILTDCDVDEDFTEGMEKVGEELPILPLRNMVLFPGVAMPVMIGRPKSMRLIKEAAHKKSLIGVVCQKDMNTEDPKIEDLYATGVVADIVRVLEMPDGTTTVILQGKKRFQLEELSAYDPYLIGKIKLLEDVMPDKSDREFEALVSTIKDLTIKMLGAASEPPRDLIFSIKNNKNILYLINFSCCNVPNGSSEKQDLLLIGNLKDRAYRLLFILNREYQLVELKTSIQMKTHEDINQQQKEYFLQQQIKTIQEELGGNINDLEIRELREKAAKKKWSLAVAETFEKEVRKLERLHPQSPDFSIQTQYVQAIVNLPWNEYSKDNFNLAHAQKVLDRDHYGLEKVKERIIEHLAVLKLKGDMKSPIICLYGPPGVGKTSLGKSVAEALHRKYVRVSLGGLHDEAEIRGHRRTYIGAMSGRIIQNLQKAGTSNPVFILDEIDKVTNDFKGDPASALLEVLDPEQNNAFHDNYLDIDYDLSKVMFIATANNLNTISQPLLDRMELIEVSGYIMEEKVEIAARHLVPKQLEIHGLSKGKVKFPKKTLQAIIESYTRESGVRELDKKIAKIMRKLARKLASSEELPAQIRPEDLHDYLGAVEYTRDKYQGNNYAGVVTGLAWTAVGGEILFVESSLSKGKGSKLTLTGNLGDVMKESAMLALEYIHSHAGLFGIDEGMFENWNVHIHVPEGAIPKDGPSAGITMVTSLVSAFTQRKVRSNLAMTGEITLRGKVLPVGGIKEKILAAKRAGIKELILCQENKKDIEEIKPDYLKGLAFHYVDDIRQVVDLALLKEKVANPLF, from the coding sequence ATGAAGAAAGATAAAGTAACGATGTTTGCCGAGGAGTCGTATAACGACTTGGATGATAATATTGGTATCGTAATGCCTATCCTCACAGATTGCGATGTTGATGAAGATTTTACTGAAGGAATGGAGAAAGTGGGAGAGGAATTGCCCATTCTTCCGCTTCGGAATATGGTACTGTTTCCGGGTGTAGCTATGCCGGTGATGATAGGCCGCCCTAAATCTATGCGCCTGATCAAGGAGGCCGCCCACAAGAAAAGTCTGATCGGAGTGGTTTGCCAGAAGGATATGAATACGGAAGATCCGAAGATAGAAGATTTGTATGCGACGGGAGTTGTGGCCGATATTGTCCGCGTGCTCGAAATGCCCGACGGAACAACAACCGTGATCCTGCAAGGTAAGAAGCGTTTCCAATTGGAAGAGCTTTCTGCTTATGATCCTTACCTGATCGGAAAGATCAAATTGCTCGAAGACGTCATGCCGGACAAGTCCGACCGTGAGTTCGAGGCGCTTGTTTCGACTATCAAGGATTTGACGATCAAGATGCTCGGAGCTGCCTCTGAACCGCCTCGCGACTTGATATTTTCAATAAAGAATAATAAAAATATTCTCTACCTAATCAATTTCTCTTGTTGCAATGTTCCCAACGGATCGTCTGAAAAACAAGATTTGTTGTTGATTGGTAACTTGAAAGATCGTGCGTACCGTCTTTTGTTCATCCTGAACCGGGAGTATCAGTTGGTGGAACTGAAGACGTCCATCCAGATGAAGACGCACGAGGATATTAACCAGCAACAGAAGGAATACTTTCTTCAGCAGCAGATCAAGACAATTCAGGAAGAGCTAGGAGGAAATATCAATGATTTGGAAATAAGGGAATTGCGAGAGAAAGCTGCCAAGAAAAAATGGTCGCTGGCTGTAGCTGAAACGTTTGAGAAGGAGGTGCGCAAGTTGGAGCGCCTGCATCCGCAATCTCCGGATTTCTCTATCCAGACGCAATATGTGCAGGCGATTGTCAATCTGCCATGGAACGAATACAGCAAGGATAATTTCAATCTTGCCCATGCACAGAAAGTCTTGGATCGCGATCACTACGGGTTGGAGAAGGTGAAAGAGCGCATCATTGAACATTTGGCGGTGTTGAAACTGAAAGGTGATATGAAGTCACCCATTATCTGTCTGTATGGACCTCCGGGAGTTGGTAAGACTTCGTTGGGAAAATCGGTTGCAGAAGCTTTGCACCGTAAGTATGTCCGAGTTTCGTTGGGCGGTTTGCATGATGAGGCGGAGATACGTGGCCATCGTCGTACCTACATTGGTGCGATGTCCGGACGTATCATTCAGAACCTTCAGAAGGCTGGAACCTCAAACCCTGTGTTTATCCTTGACGAGATCGACAAGGTAACGAATGATTTCAAGGGCGATCCCGCTTCTGCGTTGCTTGAGGTGTTGGATCCGGAGCAGAACAATGCATTCCATGATAATTATCTGGATATAGATTATGATTTGAGCAAAGTTATGTTTATCGCAACTGCCAATAATCTGAACACGATTTCCCAGCCGTTGTTGGACCGTATGGAGTTGATCGAGGTGAGTGGTTATATCATGGAGGAGAAGGTAGAAATCGCTGCCCGTCATTTAGTTCCGAAGCAATTGGAGATTCACGGTTTGTCGAAAGGAAAAGTGAAGTTCCCGAAAAAGACGTTGCAGGCGATCATCGAATCCTACACCCGTGAGAGTGGTGTGCGCGAATTGGATAAAAAGATTGCCAAGATCATGCGTAAGTTGGCTCGCAAGCTGGCGTCCAGCGAAGAACTTCCGGCACAGATACGTCCCGAAGATTTGCATGATTACTTGGGTGCAGTCGAATATACCCGTGATAAATATCAGGGAAATAACTATGCGGGTGTCGTAACCGGATTGGCTTGGACAGCTGTTGGCGGTGAAATCCTGTTTGTGGAATCCAGCTTGAGCAAAGGAAAGGGCTCAAAGCTTACTTTGACAGGTAACTTGGGTGACGTGATGAAAGAGTCTGCCATGTTGGCACTCGAATATATTCATTCGCATGCCGGACTGTTCGGGATCGACGAAGGTATGTTTGAAAATTGGAATGTCCATATCCATGTGCCTGAGGGGGCGATTCCGAAAGATGGTCCGAGTGCGGGTATCACGATGGTCACTTCATTGGTATCAGCCTTTACGCAGCGTAAGGTGCGCAGTAACTTGGCTATGACCGGCGAGATTACGTTGCGTGGTAAAGTTCTTCCGGTAGGTGGTATCAAGGAAAAGATACTGGCTGCTAAACGTGCCGGAATCAAGGAACTGATCCTCTGCCAAGAGAATAAGAAAGATATCGAAGAGATTAAGCCCGATTATCTGAAAGGGCTGGCTTTCCACTATGTGGATGATATCCGCCAAGTAGTCGATTTGGCCTTGTTGAAGGAAAAGGTGGCTAATCCGTTGTTCTGA
- a CDS encoding DUF5606 family protein — translation MLKTILSISGKPGLFKLVSHGKNMLIVESLADKKRVPAYAKDKVISLGDIAIYTNEAEVPLHEVLTNVKNKENGQQASVSTSAKPDELRAYFAEILPNFDRERVYPSDIKKLISWYNILIGAGLTEFTPEGSATEEASVKETKKEEA, via the coding sequence ATGTTGAAGACGATTTTGTCTATCTCGGGTAAACCGGGATTGTTTAAATTGGTTTCCCACGGGAAAAATATGCTGATTGTTGAGTCGTTAGCAGACAAGAAAAGAGTTCCTGCATACGCAAAAGATAAAGTAATTTCTCTGGGAGATATCGCTATCTACACAAATGAAGCAGAAGTTCCATTGCATGAAGTTCTGACCAACGTCAAAAATAAAGAAAACGGACAACAAGCATCTGTTTCCACATCCGCCAAACCAGACGAACTACGTGCTTATTTCGCCGAGATTCTTCCCAATTTCGACCGTGAACGTGTATATCCGAGTGATATCAAGAAATTGATCTCCTGGTATAACATCCTGATCGGCGCAGGCCTCACAGAGTTCACCCCAGAAGGATCGGCAACAGAAGAAGCTTCTGTTAAAGAAACGAAAAAAGAGGAAGCTTAA
- the coaE gene encoding dephospho-CoA kinase (Dephospho-CoA kinase (CoaE) performs the final step in coenzyme A biosynthesis.), with product MIKIGITGGIGSGKSMVAALLEVWGIPVYIADTESKHLTATSPVIREKLITLFGKELYTADGLDKRRLASHIFGNPERLGQVNAIIHPEVNRHFFAWVERLNTPVCAIESAILFESGFNRIVDTTLMVYAPMEIRIGRILERDSVSREEIIRRIESQLPDEMKKEKSDYVIFNDGEQALLPQITAFLAGLKIKNIDSQFYNKHKNKNIQ from the coding sequence ATGATTAAGATTGGAATCACCGGAGGAATCGGAAGCGGCAAATCAATGGTGGCCGCACTATTGGAAGTATGGGGTATTCCTGTGTATATAGCCGATACAGAAAGCAAGCATCTAACAGCCACTTCTCCCGTTATCCGGGAAAAGCTGATTACCTTGTTCGGCAAAGAACTTTATACAGCCGACGGTTTGGATAAAAGACGGCTCGCTTCCCATATTTTCGGAAACCCGGAACGGCTTGGACAAGTGAACGCGATCATTCACCCAGAAGTGAACCGTCATTTTTTTGCTTGGGTCGAAAGACTGAATACCCCGGTATGCGCCATCGAATCAGCCATTCTTTTCGAATCGGGCTTTAACCGGATTGTCGATACGACGCTGATGGTTTATGCCCCGATGGAAATACGCATCGGACGGATACTCGAACGCGACTCCGTTTCCCGAGAAGAAATTATACGTCGCATCGAAAGCCAGTTGCCGGACGAAATGAAAAAAGAGAAATCGGACTACGTGATCTTCAATGACGGAGAACAAGCTTTACTTCCGCAAATAACAGCTTTTCTTGCAGGACTAAAGATAAAAAACATTGACTCTCAATTCTATAATAAGCATAAAAACAAAAATATTCAGTAG
- a CDS encoding YbbR-like domain-containing protein, protein MSRLGQIKQTFKSVRIEIKAFLRRQQWKEALIFFCFILLAFGFWLLQSLQQEYEIDIRIPVKYKNVPPDISFTETPPEAITVKVKDKGSVLLNYSFGRSFAPIEANMKTQSEKSGKLIINRKDIENEIKKHLIATTSLLSFEPQHIDAAYSKRIKKEIPAVFEGVVQTNAGFKVSGDISITPRSINVYASDVVLDTLKEIKTIYTEIKKGNKTVTRTVQLEKIDGVTLEPTSVTVTIPIEEYTEKTLEIPVICTNLPPHYTLRMFPAVVKVSCNVPLSRFKDVSADDFEIRISFADLEQSASGTLPLQLNKKLSWVDVATISPDRIEFILEQTKSND, encoded by the coding sequence ATGTCACGACTTGGACAAATCAAACAAACATTCAAGTCTGTCCGGATAGAGATTAAGGCTTTTCTTCGCCGTCAACAGTGGAAAGAAGCCTTGATCTTTTTCTGTTTTATACTGTTGGCTTTCGGCTTCTGGCTTCTCCAAAGCCTGCAACAGGAGTATGAAATAGATATCAGGATTCCGGTCAAGTACAAGAATGTGCCGCCAGATATATCTTTCACGGAAACACCGCCCGAAGCCATTACAGTCAAAGTGAAAGACAAGGGGAGTGTATTGCTGAACTACTCCTTCGGACGTTCGTTTGCCCCAATTGAGGCCAACATGAAGACACAGTCGGAAAAATCCGGTAAACTGATCATTAACCGGAAAGATATCGAAAACGAAATAAAGAAACATCTGATTGCGACCACATCCCTGCTCAGCTTCGAACCCCAACATATCGATGCTGCTTACAGCAAACGCATCAAGAAGGAGATACCAGCCGTATTCGAGGGAGTTGTCCAAACAAATGCAGGTTTCAAAGTTTCAGGTGACATATCCATTACTCCCCGCAGCATCAACGTCTATGCCAGCGATGTCGTTCTGGACACTTTGAAAGAGATAAAAACAATCTATACCGAGATCAAAAAAGGAAACAAGACCGTCACACGTACCGTCCAACTGGAAAAAATAGACGGAGTCACTCTCGAACCGACAAGTGTAACCGTTACGATCCCGATAGAAGAGTATACAGAAAAAACGCTGGAAATACCTGTTATCTGCACCAATCTGCCGCCCCATTACACCCTGCGCATGTTCCCGGCTGTCGTGAAAGTGAGCTGCAACGTCCCTCTTTCGCGCTTCAAGGACGTCTCGGCAGATGATTTCGAAATACGAATCTCTTTTGCAGATTTAGAACAAAGCGCTTCAGGAACATTGCCTTTACAACTGAACAAAAAACTGAGCTGGGTGGATGTAGCTACAATTTCACCAGACCGGATCGAATTTATATTGGAACAAACAAAGTCAAATGATTAA
- the yajC gene encoding preprotein translocase subunit YajC, translating into MSLLTILLQAAGGSQQWSGILMMVVIVAIFYFFMIRPQQKKQKEIQKAREALKAGDKVITAGGIYGKIKEIGDTYMLIEISDGVRIRVDKTSVFASVADAQQK; encoded by the coding sequence ATGAGCTTACTTACTATTTTACTTCAGGCCGCCGGCGGAAGTCAGCAATGGTCTGGTATTTTAATGATGGTTGTTATTGTTGCGATCTTCTATTTCTTTATGATCCGTCCGCAACAAAAGAAACAAAAAGAAATTCAGAAAGCCCGCGAAGCCTTAAAAGCAGGAGACAAAGTGATTACTGCCGGAGGTATCTACGGAAAAATCAAAGAAATCGGTGACACATATATGTTGATTGAAATTTCTGATGGTGTACGCATCCGTGTAGACAAAACATCCGTGTTTGCATCTGTAGCGGACGCACAGCAAAAATAA
- the nusB gene encoding transcription antitermination factor NusB, whose protein sequence is MINRILIRIKVLQIVYSYYQNGNNDLKVAENELLFSLRKSYDLYHYFLLLIVDVTNLQRRILDARKNKYMPTEAELNPNTRLIDNRFAAQIAENEALRKYVAEQGLSWDNDEDFIKMVLDLILSSEQYGEYLNNENDSYETDKEFWRIVFKKLICGNEAIDDYLQDKSIYWNDDISIVETFTLKTIKQFEEAAGSKQKLLPMFKDLEDQSFAIKLFRQSLMKGSEFRERINKHMKNWETERIANMDLIIMQVALAEIMTFPTIPINVTLNEYIDTAKYYSTPKSGTFINGILDSVVNELKKEKLLLKD, encoded by the coding sequence ATGATCAACAGAATTTTAATCCGCATTAAAGTTTTACAGATAGTATATTCTTACTATCAAAACGGAAACAACGACCTCAAAGTAGCGGAAAACGAATTGCTTTTCAGTCTTAGAAAGTCTTATGACTTATATCATTATTTCCTTCTTCTAATTGTCGACGTCACAAACTTACAAAGACGTATCTTGGATGCCCGTAAGAACAAGTATATGCCGACAGAAGCCGAATTGAACCCCAATACCCGACTGATAGACAACCGTTTTGCCGCACAAATAGCCGAAAATGAAGCACTTCGGAAATACGTGGCCGAACAGGGGCTTTCATGGGATAATGATGAAGATTTCATCAAAATGGTACTCGACCTGATCTTGTCGTCCGAACAATACGGGGAATATCTGAATAACGAAAATGATTCATACGAGACAGATAAGGAATTCTGGCGCATCGTATTCAAAAAACTAATTTGTGGCAATGAAGCGATCGACGATTATCTGCAAGATAAAAGCATTTATTGGAACGACGACATCTCCATCGTCGAAACTTTTACGCTGAAAACAATCAAACAATTCGAAGAAGCAGCCGGAAGCAAACAAAAATTGCTGCCGATGTTTAAAGATCTCGAAGACCAGTCTTTCGCCATTAAATTATTCCGCCAATCATTGATGAAAGGAAGCGAATTCCGTGAACGTATCAACAAACACATGAAGAACTGGGAAACCGAACGCATAGCCAATATGGATCTTATCATCATGCAGGTTGCACTGGCAGAAATCATGACGTTCCCGACAATTCCCATCAACGTAACGCTGAATGAATATATTGATACGGCCAAATACTACAGTACCCCGAAAAGCGGAACATTTATCAACGGTATTTTAGATTCTGTAGTCAACGAGTTAAAAAAAGAAAAGTTATTGCTCAAAGATTAA
- a CDS encoding DUF3276 family protein, with protein MENSVKKIQVEGGDKEILYSKTIKAGKRIYYLDVKKNLKDDLFLAVTESKKVQPKNGMQVSFEKHKIFLYKEDFDKFMDGMNDVISYIKRCRADERPEETMSDEGRQESDSDEIKLNIEF; from the coding sequence ATGGAAAACTCGGTGAAGAAAATACAGGTTGAAGGTGGTGACAAAGAGATCTTATACTCTAAAACCATTAAAGCAGGAAAAAGAATTTATTATCTGGATGTAAAGAAGAATCTGAAAGACGATTTATTTCTGGCTGTGACGGAGAGTAAAAAAGTGCAGCCGAAGAATGGTATGCAGGTTTCTTTTGAGAAACATAAGATTTTTCTGTACAAAGAAGACTTTGACAAGTTCATGGATGGAATGAATGATGTAATCAGTTACATTAAACGATGTAGAGCTGATGAAAGGCCGGAGGAGACGATGTCGGATGAAGGTCGGCAGGAAAGCGACTCGGATGAGATCAAACTGAATATCGAATTTTGA
- a CDS encoding DUF362 domain-containing protein: MAYVISDDCIACGTCIDECPVGAISEGDKYSIDPEMCTDCGTCADACPTEAIHPAE; the protein is encoded by the coding sequence ATGGCTTACGTAATTAGTGACGATTGTATCGCTTGCGGTACTTGTATTGACGAATGTCCGGTAGGAGCAATTTCAGAAGGCGATAAATACAGCATCGACCCTGAAATGTGTACAGATTGTGGAACTTGCGCAGATGCTTGTCCTACTGAAGCAATTCATCCGGCAGAATAA
- the porT gene encoding type IX secretion/gliding motility protein PorT/SprT, whose product MRRLLFIICVFFLSVTAVMAQKEKVKNQPYADLKWFHLGFHVGLHAQDLILTNTGVATNGETWYAEIPSYSPGFSVGVIGDMYLNPYFNLRFTPTIHFGDKKFVFRRPEMEGVEGTDENPVVSMYSTSVRSNYLTFPLDVKYSAFRVNNYRPYLIGGIYGAFDLGRKKGNPILLKGTDFGVEFGIGCDIYLPFFKLCPELKFSFGLVDLLEKDRSDLTDLELIKYPNSLSKATSRMVTLTFNFE is encoded by the coding sequence TTGAGACGTCTACTATTTATTATATGTGTGTTCTTTCTGTCTGTAACTGCCGTAATGGCGCAGAAAGAAAAGGTGAAGAACCAGCCCTATGCGGATTTGAAATGGTTTCATTTGGGATTTCATGTAGGTCTGCATGCGCAGGATTTGATATTGACTAATACCGGTGTGGCAACAAACGGTGAAACCTGGTATGCCGAGATTCCGAGCTATTCGCCCGGTTTTAGTGTCGGGGTCATCGGGGATATGTACTTGAATCCATATTTCAATCTGCGTTTTACGCCGACTATCCATTTCGGTGACAAGAAATTTGTGTTCCGCCGTCCTGAAATGGAAGGAGTGGAGGGTACAGATGAAAATCCGGTGGTAAGCATGTATTCCACTTCTGTCCGTTCCAACTATCTGACGTTTCCGCTCGATGTGAAGTATAGCGCTTTTCGTGTGAATAACTATCGTCCTTATCTGATTGGCGGTATTTATGGTGCTTTCGATCTGGGGCGTAAAAAAGGAAATCCGATCCTGTTGAAAGGAACGGATTTCGGTGTCGAGTTTGGTATCGGATGTGATATTTATCTTCCGTTTTTCAAATTATGTCCGGAACTTAAGTTTAGTTTCGGTCTGGTAGACCTGTTGGAGAAAGACCGAAGTGATCTGACAGATCTGGAATTGATCAAGTATCCGAATTCCTTGTCTAAAGCAACTTCCCGGATGGTGACGCTCACCTTTAATTTCGAATGA
- a CDS encoding phosphatidate cytidylyltransferase encodes MKNLIIRALTGIIFVVVLISAIYIHPIFFLILFCIITGLTLWEFGGLVKHYENANLQRTVNVLGGVYLFIATFVYANGLTDGKIFLPYLLFIMLTMIAELYYKAPNPINNWAFTLFAQVYCAGSFSILNFIGAEPGTPGVMSYTPLFIMAIFIFVWLDDTGAYLVGSLIGKHKLFERISPKKSWEGFFGGLILSLASSQAFAWFAPEINRMNWLGLAATVVLFGTWGDLIESLLKRTLGVKDSGNVLPGHGGMLDRFDSVMLAVPASYIYIELFIRN; translated from the coding sequence TTGAAAAATTTGATTATACGGGCGTTAACCGGCATTATATTCGTTGTGGTACTAATCAGTGCCATTTATATTCATCCGATTTTTTTCCTTATTCTTTTTTGTATTATAACAGGATTGACCCTTTGGGAATTCGGAGGTCTGGTCAAACATTATGAAAATGCGAATCTGCAACGGACCGTGAATGTGCTCGGAGGAGTATATCTGTTTATCGCCACCTTCGTTTATGCAAACGGGTTGACAGACGGAAAGATATTCCTTCCCTATCTACTATTTATCATGTTGACAATGATAGCTGAACTCTACTATAAGGCACCGAACCCGATTAATAATTGGGCATTTACGCTCTTTGCCCAGGTTTATTGTGCCGGCTCCTTCTCCATATTGAATTTCATCGGCGCAGAACCGGGGACACCTGGTGTCATGAGCTACACGCCGCTCTTTATCATGGCGATCTTTATTTTTGTCTGGCTGGACGATACCGGAGCATACTTGGTCGGCTCCTTGATCGGAAAACATAAATTATTTGAACGGATTTCTCCCAAGAAATCATGGGAAGGCTTTTTTGGCGGATTGATCCTCTCCTTGGCTTCCTCACAGGCATTCGCCTGGTTCGCCCCGGAAATAAACCGGATGAATTGGTTGGGACTGGCAGCCACGGTTGTCCTGTTCGGAACCTGGGGAGACTTGATCGAATCCTTGCTGAAACGTACACTCGGAGTAAAAGACTCTGGCAATGTATTACCAGGCCACGGAGGAATGCTAGACCGCTTCGACAGCGTTATGCTAGCTGTTCCCGCCAGCTATATCTATATCGAACTATTCATTCGAAATTAA
- the ftsH gene encoding ATP-dependent zinc metalloprotease FtsH yields MENKNDMFNKAPKNNKQKMFKFNLYWMYGLIFIMLFALYLTNDSSASKELGWTEFQKLAQENVFDRMVVYNKKNLVEATVKDGRKGLVFRKDSATLGTNPKVYVKIPSADKFSDFYDKSVAENHITTQVSFEEGDDAIWNFLVSFGPILLIIVVWIFLMRRMSGGASGGPGGVFSVGKAKAQLFDKDNDRKVTFKDVAGLAEAKQEVEEIVSFLKNPEKYTELGGKIPKGALLVGPPGTGKTLLAKAVAGEADVPFFSLSGSDFVEMFVGVGASRVRDLFRQAKEKAPCIVFIDEIDAVGRARGKNVNMNSNDERENTLNQLLTEMDGFGSNSGVIILAATNRADILDKALLRAGRFDRQIHVELPDLNERKEIFGVHLRPIKIDESVDAEFLARQTPGFSGADIANVCNEAALIAARNGKKFVQKEDFMNAVDRIVGGLEKRTKITTADERQCIANHEAGHATLSWLLEHANPLVKVTIVPRGKALGAAWYLPEERQITTREQLLDEMCATLGGRAAEELFLGKISTGASNDLERVTKQAYAMVVYFGMSNRLPNLNYYDSSGQDWGFTKPYSEETARMIDQEVQVIINEQYERAKSILKEHASGHNTLAQVLLEREVIYTEDVEQIFGKRAWVSRSEEILELQEKANGKKAEEAKVAEADKQ; encoded by the coding sequence ATGGAAAATAAAAACGACATGTTTAACAAAGCACCGAAGAATAATAAGCAAAAGATGTTCAAGTTTAATCTTTATTGGATGTACGGGCTCATCTTCATAATGCTTTTTGCTTTGTATCTGACAAACGACTCTTCGGCATCTAAAGAATTAGGCTGGACCGAGTTCCAGAAATTAGCACAGGAAAACGTATTCGACCGGATGGTCGTCTACAACAAAAAGAATCTGGTTGAAGCAACTGTAAAAGACGGACGGAAAGGTCTGGTGTTCAGAAAAGACAGTGCGACATTGGGTACAAACCCGAAAGTGTATGTCAAAATACCGTCGGCCGATAAATTTTCAGACTTCTATGACAAATCCGTTGCCGAAAATCATATCACTACGCAAGTCAGCTTCGAAGAAGGCGACGACGCGATCTGGAATTTTCTTGTTTCGTTCGGTCCGATCCTGCTGATTATCGTCGTATGGATCTTTCTGATGCGACGCATGTCAGGTGGTGCAAGCGGTGGTCCCGGCGGAGTATTCAGTGTGGGAAAAGCAAAAGCACAGCTTTTCGATAAAGATAACGACCGAAAAGTGACCTTCAAGGATGTCGCCGGCCTTGCAGAAGCAAAACAGGAGGTGGAAGAGATCGTTTCCTTCTTGAAAAACCCCGAAAAATATACGGAATTAGGAGGTAAAATACCTAAAGGAGCCTTACTCGTAGGCCCTCCAGGAACCGGTAAAACATTATTGGCTAAGGCTGTGGCAGGAGAAGCAGATGTTCCGTTCTTCTCCCTGTCAGGCTCGGACTTCGTAGAAATGTTTGTCGGTGTGGGAGCATCCCGCGTACGTGACTTGTTCCGCCAGGCAAAAGAGAAAGCTCCTTGTATCGTATTCATTGACGAGATCGATGCCGTCGGTCGTGCCCGTGGTAAAAATGTAAACATGAACAGCAACGACGAACGTGAAAACACATTGAACCAGTTACTTACAGAAATGGACGGTTTCGGTTCCAACAGTGGTGTTATTATCCTGGCAGCTACGAACCGTGCCGATATCTTGGATAAGGCTCTACTTCGTGCGGGACGTTTCGACCGCCAGATTCACGTGGAATTACCCGACTTGAACGAGCGTAAAGAGATATTCGGAGTGCATCTGCGTCCGATCAAAATCGACGAAAGCGTCGATGCCGAATTCTTGGCACGCCAGACTCCCGGTTTCTCCGGTGCCGACATTGCCAATGTCTGCAATGAAGCTGCTTTGATTGCCGCTCGTAACGGTAAAAAGTTTGTCCAAAAAGAAGACTTCATGAATGCGGTCGACCGTATCGTCGGAGGTTTGGAGAAACGAACTAAAATAACAACTGCGGATGAACGTCAATGCATAGCCAACCATGAAGCAGGTCACGCAACCTTGAGCTGGCTGCTAGAACATGCCAATCCGTTAGTTAAAGTCACAATCGTTCCGCGAGGCAAGGCATTAGGCGCTGCCTGGTATTTACCGGAAGAACGCCAGATTACCACCCGTGAACAATTGCTGGACGAAATGTGTGCCACGCTCGGCGGCCGCGCAGCTGAAGAACTTTTCTTGGGAAAAATATCTACCGGAGCATCTAATGACCTCGAACGGGTGACTAAACAGGCTTATGCGATGGTCGTCTATTTTGGTATGAGTAACCGACTGCCGAACTTGAACTACTACGATTCAAGTGGACAAGACTGGGGTTTCACTAAACCGTACAGCGAGGAAACAGCTCGGATGATCGACCAGGAAGTACAGGTCATTATCAATGAACAGTACGAACGAGCCAAAAGTATTCTGAAAGAACATGCGTCAGGCCACAATACGCTGGCTCAGGTATTGCTGGAACGGGAAGTAATCTACACGGAAGATGTCGAACAGATCTTCGGCAAGCGTGCTTGGGTTTCCCGCTCGGAGGAGATTCTGGAGCTGCAAGAGAAAGCAAACGGTAAAAAGGCCGAAGAAGCAAAAGTTGCCGAAGCTGACAAGCAGTAA
- the rsfS gene encoding ribosome silencing factor — translation MDQTEALVKTIVEGLQEKKGKNIVTVDLTQLSGSICQYMIICEGSTPTQVSALSDSAWDFAHRKAGEKPLSIDGAQRAEWIGMDYGTVLVHIFLPELREFYNLENLWSDAKVTQIVDLD, via the coding sequence ATGGATCAAACAGAAGCATTAGTTAAAACGATTGTAGAAGGCCTACAGGAAAAAAAAGGCAAAAACATTGTAACCGTAGACTTAACCCAATTATCCGGCTCGATCTGCCAATATATGATAATCTGTGAAGGAAGTACACCTACCCAGGTTTCCGCATTGTCTGATTCAGCTTGGGATTTTGCCCATCGCAAGGCAGGAGAAAAACCGCTTTCGATAGATGGAGCACAACGTGCCGAATGGATCGGGATGGACTATGGCACGGTTCTTGTACACATATTTTTACCGGAACTTCGCGAGTTCTATAATCTGGAAAATCTTTGGTCAGATGCCAAAGTGACTCAGATTGTAGACCTCGACTGA